The Dokdonia donghaensis DSW-1 DNA window TATCACCTAGAATACTACCGTGGGAGACTGAGCTTGTAGGGTCTACCGCTAGTACGGCAACTTTATGTCCTTGTGAGGTAAGATAGTTACCAAAGGTTTCTATAAAAGTACTCTTGCCTACGCCAGGCACGCCGGTAATACCTATCCTTACAGATTTATTAGCCTTACTAAGGCAAGCTTCTATAAGTTGTTGTCCTTTATCTTGATGTGATTGTACAGTGCTCTCTATGAGAGTGATACCTTGAGATAGTGCCGTGATATCTCCTTGAGCTATAGCAGTTGCTAGCTCTTGAGTATTTATAGTTTTTTGCCTTTTACGAGTCTTGTAAAACGCAGGATTAATACTCTTGTTGATATGTGTTGCATCTTTACTCACAGAAGTACCAAATTACTACTTTCTTCATAATTATGTGAGTTTAAGAGTTGCGTTTTATCCCTAAAAGAATTGCTAAGGGTAAAGAAGTAAAACTAGAGTTGTGAGTCTTTGTACTTCTTTTTGACCTTTGCTTTAAGCTTTGCAAGATCTGCGTGTGATTGCTTTATCTGGAACTCCATAGGTACTAGCACTTCTAATATGTGCACGGGTAACCAGCTGTCATCTATAAGACGTTTGAGAAGTATGAGCACCATCTCGTCTTGAATCATACAAGCGCCCACAATGTTTGTAGGTGTTTTATGCTCCATAGCAGCTATTACATCTAGCCAGTCACGATCTGCACTACCCTTTACAATATCTAGCCTGTTTGGCGTGATACCTTCTTCTGCCATTCGGGATACTATCTTGTGACAAAACTTATTGCGGCTTACGCTTTCCTTAGCTAGAAATCTTTTATACTCTGTAATCTCAACTTCTTCTGCAGCATTAAAATAGCGACGCTCTGCCCAGAAACATTCGTCTAGCAGGTCGTTAAGATTTTCATATGCAATATCGAGGTGATTCATATACTGAGCTTCAAATATAGACTAGTCGCAGTATTTAAAATAGTCTTACTTCATTATTACTTAAAAATTATGAATAGTTTATTTATAATCTAGTAGTATCTTAATGGGCTGTTAACTCAAAAAAAATAAAACTTTTTGCAACATTGCAAAAAAGACCTCGTCTTTAAGAAGAATAGCAATAATAAACCAATCAAAACCAACCATCCATTTTGCTAGTTAGTGATCTCATACAAAAATGCAAGGCAAATGATAGAAAGGCACAGCTGCAGCTGTACAATAAATACTGTGATGGTATGTATTGCGTAGCCTTTAGATTTTTAAAAAATGCATTTGAGGCAGAAGAGGCAATGCACGAGGGCTTTATAAATGCCTTTGCAAAGCTTCATCAGTTTACGGGAGAAGTCACCTTTGGAGCCTGGCTTAAGCGCATCGTGATTAATAAAAGTCTCGATATGATCAAGGCAAAAAAAGCAACACTTATCCCACTTAATGAGGAAGTAATGGGCAAGGTAGATGATGATAATGATTGGAATGTGGCAGACGGGGTAACCGTAGATCACATTAAGAAAACCATCAGTGAGCTTCCTGAGCGATATGAGTATCCTCTTATGCTATTCTTAATAGAGGGATACGATCACCAGGAGATCTCAGAGATATTACAGATTACAGAAGTCGCTTCTAGAACGCTGGTGCACCGCGGTAAGAAGAAGCTTCAACAACACTTAAAGACCCTTAATTATGGCACAGGATATTAGAGAGCTTATCAAGAGCGAGAGCGGTGAGCAAGAGCAGCTGCGAGAAGGCCACTTATCACGTTTTGAGCAATTACTTGAAGAGCGTATGCCAGAAGAGCAAAAACCTTCTAAGCCTAAAGGCGGTATATTTTTATGGATGAAGATAGCAGCCGTACTTATTATCGCTGGTGGTATTGTAATGATGGTGTATAATAACGCTTTCGCGAAAGCGGAAGACGCACCCATAGTACAAGCTACCCCAGAAAATACAGAAACGGTAGAACCAGAAATCTTATTAAGTGCGATATCGCCAGAATTTAAAAAAGTAGAAGATTACTACCTGGCTAGTGTAAACCTAGAGATTGCCCGTCTTGAGATAACAGATGATAACAAGGAGCTTATAGATGCTTTTATGAAACAGCTGTCAGATCTTGATGCAGAGTATAAAAGTCTTAATCGTGAGATTACCGAAAGTGGTGTAAGTGAAGAGATGGTAAACGCAATGATAGAAAACTTAAAATTGCGTGTGGAGCTTATGATAAAGCTCAAAGCAAAACTTAAAGAAATGAAAAACGCTGCTCAACAAGAAGCAGCCATTCAAACAGTATAAGATGAAACAGTATAAGATATTATGGACAGTGATGATGTTACTATTTGTAGCATCTGGGAGTGTACTCGCTCAGGCCAAAAAGACAAAGTTAACAGAACGATTTTCTGTAAATAAAGATGTGCAAATAGATGTAGACACACGTTATGCAGATGTGATTTTTGAAACCTGGAACAAAAACGAAGTCTCTATAGAGGCTTATGTAGAGGGAGAAAATGCAAGTGATGCAGTACGATCTTGGGATCTAGATGTAAGTGGTAACAGCAACCAAGTGCGTGTTACAAGTAAGGGAGGTTATGGTGATGTAAAAGTATATGATCTAAGTGATTTAGATAATGTACATCTTGATCTAGACTTAGGAGAGATTATAGGGCAATCACTAAGCATAGTAGAGCCTGTGATGAATGGCCTTGTAGGCCCATTACTAGAAGGTATCTCTGGAGCACGACTTCCAGATGAGTACTATGAAGAAATGGGAAAAATGAAATTTGACCACGAGGCATATAAAAGAGAAGGTAGAGCTTACATAAAGCGATGGGAACGTGAGATGGATAAGAGTTTTGGTCCTGAGTTTGAGCATAAAATGGAGAAGTGGGAGAAAGAAGCAGAGCAAAGATCTGAAGACTGGAGCGAGCGCCTTATAGAGCAATCTGGCATTCCAAAATGGCCTTTTAATAGCAAAGGAAATATCACTTTTGACAGTGATGAGTATGAGAAAGACAAGCAAGCTTATGTAAATAAGTTAAACCGAAAGTACGGTACGAGAGTGAGTGTACGTGAGGTAGATAGCTGGCTTGAAGATGTTGAGGCCTGGGGAGAAGATTTTGGAGAGAGAATGGAAGACTGGGGTGAGAACTTTGGTAAATCTATGGAGAAGTGGGGTGAAAACTTTGGTGAAAACTTCGGAAAGTCTATGGAGAAGTGGGGAGAGTCTTTTGGAAAGGATATGGAGAAATGGGGTGAAAACTTCGGTAAGAAAATGGAAAAATGGGCAGAAGAGCACGATGGTGAGTGGGAAGAAAGTCATACAAGAGATGAAAATGGAAATAGAAGTAGCCACTACAGACTTAATTATGATTCTGATAAGGCTTCATCAAAAACGTCTAACCGAAATGTAAAACGTGTTATTATCATAAAAATGCCTAAGCGTGCAGAGCTAGATCTTAATGTACGTTATGGTAAAGTAAAAATGGCAGATGCTTATAATGCAAAAGCTGTTATCTCGCACGGTAGCCTCGCTGCCGCAACCATCGATGGAGGAAACACCTCCATCGATGTTTCTTACAGCCCGGTAACCATCACAAACTGGAACAAAGGAACTCTCGTGACTAATCACGTTAAAGATTGTGATATAAACACAGCTACAGATATTAAAGTAACGTCTAACTCTAGTAACGTGCATATTAATCGTCTAGATGGTTCTGGTATGATATCTGGGTCATTTGGTAAATTATCAATACCTCAAGTGAGTGATAACTTTGGGACGCTTACTTTATTTTTAGAAAATAGCGACCTCGCTTTAAAATTACCGCAGGCGGCATTTAACTTTAGTTACAGTGGTGATCATAATGATTTCTTTATTCCTAAGCAGCTCGAGACCCAGTCTATGAAAAATGGATCTACAGAGATGGTAAATGGGTTTCATAAATCTAGAAGTACTGGTAATACTATCACGATTAATGCTAAGTATAGCGACGTAGTATTGCAATAAGCAGCGATTACATACTAAATTATTGTGCAGCTATGGCTGCTTTTTGTGTTTTGTAACGAAGTTGTATTTTTAGGCAACAAATAACAACCAATGGATACTAGTTTTTTTAGTGCGCTTACAAAAGAATTTACATCTCCTCTCCACACTCCTTTTCAAAAAGAAGACTTCTATCCGCTAGATTTATCTACCTCAAATAATGAGCTAGATGTTGAGCTCCTTACAAGACCTTATGATCATCATAAATTCTTACAGCTGTATCTTAAGATAAGTGGTTCTAAGGTAGCCTACGGCGGTTATCTAGAGAAACGACCTCTCTATGATAGATCAGATTATTTTCAGGCACAAGATCCGGGAGATAAGCGTAATATTCATCTTGGTATAGACTTGTGGTGCAATGCGGGAGAAAGTATTGTCAGTCCCCTAGATGGAGAGATTCATAGCTTTAAACACAATAAGAACTTTGGCGATTATGGACCTACGATTGTTGTAAAGCATACCATAGACGGACAAGAGTTTCACACGCTATATGGTCACTTAAGTGTAGCATCTTTACATAATAAAAAAGTTGGTCAAAAGGTAAAAGCTGGTGAAGTAATTGCTACTCTAGGTACTCCAGATGTAAATGGTGATTATGCGCCTCATCTACACTTCCAGATAGTTATAGATATGCAAGGTAAAGAGGGTGACTATCCTGGTGTAGGAAGCCAAAATGATCTTGAGTTTTATAAAAAGAACTGCCCAGATCCTAATCTGCTATTAAAAATTTATGAATAGCCTTTGCGACAGCATCTTCTTTATTTGTAAAATCGCTAGTATAATCTGCTAGTGATTTTAGAGTAGGAGTAGCATTTTTTACAGCAACTCCTTTACCTACGCGACGTATAAGCTCATCATCATTATGGTTATCGCCAAAAGCCATTACCGCCTCTAGCCCAAAGTTATATTCCTTTTTTAATAAGACCGCTAGCGCCTTTGCTTTGTCTATATATTTTGGGGTAATCTCAAGGTAGGTATCCTTAGATCTATAAAGGTGAACTTTTTCAGTATAGAGTGGTTCTAGTAATGCAATTAGACTATCAAGTTCTTCTGGAGCTCCCATACACATTAGTTTGTGTATGCCTAGTTTTTTGTTATTTAGAAAGTCAAGACTTTCAGTAGCCGGTTGATAGATGGGAGTAGCTCTTGTGTTGTTTATTTCGCGTAAGCTCCACTCATCTTCTTGATCTGTAAACCAGTGCTGGTGGCTATAAATACTTAGGTTGTAAGAATGTTTTGTATGATGTGGGATAAGTGTAGACAGTACTTGCGTGTCGTAGCAATTATTTTCTATTATAGTTCCATCTTTTCCTATAATAAGTCCTCCGTTATAGGCAATGAGAGCTTCTCCTAGGTTGCCCAGTCCTTCTTGCAAGTAGCGCATAGCCTGTGGTGGGCGTGAAGAAGCTAGTATGAGGGGTAATCCCGCCTTCGCGAAAGCGGAAATAGTAGCATCACTCAACCATCGGTCTGCATTGAGTAATGTACCGTCTATATCTGAACATAAAAGCTTTATGGTGTTTGTCATAGCTATAAAAATAATAAGGCGGCCTCAAAGAGGGCCGCCTTATGTAGAAAATTATTAAAACAATCTAGCTGTTTACAATTACCCATTGTCCTTTTGCAATAAGTGGTTCAGCCTGTTTGTATTTTACTTCTTTTGTCTCACCATTTATTACATTTTTAATAGTAACACGGTCGTTACGACCTATTTTAGGTTGAGATCTTACAATAGTTTCTGTAACCTGTTGTTGCTGTGGTTGTGTGTTGCCAGCAGCTCTAGCCTGTGCAGATCGCTCATCCATATTAGGGATTTCTTCTTTTTGAGTTTGCGTTTCTTCACGGCGCTCACGTATTTGTGATGCATCGCTCACCTGCTCTTGGTTACCCTGAGGAATTTCTCCTTTAAATAGGAATGAAATCACCTCTTTATTAACCTTATCAATCATTTTTTTGAAAAGCTCAAATGCTTCAAACTTATAGATCAATAATGGATCTTTTTGCTCGTGTACAGCGAGGCGTACACTTTGCTTGAGCTCATCCATCTTACGAAGGTGTGTTTTCCAAGCGTCATCTATAATGGCGAGTGTGATGTTCTTTTCAAAATCTGTCACGAGTTGCTTACCGTCTGAGTCGTAAGCTTCTTTAAGATTTGTAACTACACGCAGCTCTTTTGTACCGTCTGTAAATGGTACTACGATACGCTCAAACTTTGCATTAGGATCTTCATACACTCTCTTGATGATAGGGAAGGCAAGGTCTGCATTCTTAGTCATCTTTTCTTTATAGTGATCAAAAGCAGCTTTGTAAATAAGGTCTGTAAGATCTTTTGCAGACTTGCTACTAAAGTCGCTCTCGCTCACTGGACTCGTCATTGAGAAATAACGAATGAGCTCAAACTCAAAGTTCTTAAAGTCTTGTGCTTGCTTGTTTGACTCTACAATAACCTCAGAGGTGTCATAGATCATATTTGCAAGGTCTACACGTAAACGCTCTCCATATAGTGCGTGACGACGACGCTTGTATACAACCTCACGTTGCATATTCATCACATCATCATACTCAAGTAAGTTCTTACGTACTCCAAAGTTGTTTTCTTCTACTTTTTTCTGTGCGCGCTCTATAGATTTTGAAATCATACCGTGTTGTATCACTTCTCCTTCTTTGAGCCCCATTCTATCCATCATCTTTGCAATACGCTCAGACCCAAATAAACGCATTAAGTTATCCTCCAGCGATACATAAAACTGTGAGCTTCCAGGATCTCCTTGACGTCCAGAACGACCACGTAGCTGTCTGTCTACACGACGTGAGTCGTGACGCTCTGTACCTATAATGGCAAGACCACCAGCTGCTTTTACCTCGTCTGATAACTTAATATCTGTACCACGACCTGCCATATTTGTTGCAATGGTTACCACTCCAGGGTTACCAGCCTCTGCAACGATGTCTGCCTCGCGTTTGTGCAGCTTTGCGTTAAGTACGTTATGAGGGATTTTACGTAGGGTAAGCATTTTACCTAGTAATTCTGATATCTCTACAGAAGTTGTACCTATCAAGACTGGACGTCCAGATTTTGAAAGTTCTGTAACTTCATCTATAACGGCGTTATACTTCTCTCGCTTCGTTTTGTAAACTAAGTCATCTTTATCTTTTCTTGCAATAGGGCGGTTAGTAGGTATTTCTACTACGTCTAGTTTGTAAATCTCCCAGAATTCTCCAGCCTCTGTAACCGCTGTACCTGTCATACCAGATAACTTGCGATACATACGGAAGTAGTTTTGAAGCGTTACTGTTGCAAAAGTTTGTGTAGCATCTTCAATTTTTACATTTTCTTTTGCCTCAATCGCTTGGTGCAGACCGTCACTATAACGACGACCATCCATAATACGACCGGTTTGCTCATCTACAATCATCACCTTATTTTCCATTACAACATACTCGGTATCTTTTTCAAATAGCGTGTATGCTTTAAGCAGCTGGTTCATTGTGTGAATACGCTCAGACTTGATTCCAAACTCTTTAAAAAGTTCTTCCTTTTCTGAAGCTTCTTCTTCTGGTGATAATCCTTTTGCTTCTATTTTTCCTATCTCAAGACCTATCTCTGGCATTGTGAAGAAATCTGGATTGTCTTTACCAGAAAGTGTTTCTATACCTCTGTCTGTAAGTTCTATCTGGTTGTTTTTTTCATCTATCGTGAAGTATAGTGCCTCGTCTATTTGATGCATTTCACGATTATTATCTTGCATATAGAAGTTCTCAGTCTTTTGTAATAACTGACGTATTCCTTCTTCACTCAAGTATTTTATGAGGGCTTTGTTTTTAGGTAACCCACGGTATACTCGTAAGAGTTGTTTGCCACCTTCTTTTGTGTCACCTGCAGCAATAAGTTTTTTTGCTTCTGGTAAAACTTTTACAAGCTCCTGGCGCTGTAGGTTTACAATCTTCTCTATTTGTGGTTTAAGATCATTAAACTCGTGTACATCCCCTTTAGGTACAGGTCCAGATATAATAAGTGGCGTACGAGCATCATCTACAAGTACAGAGTCTACCTCATCTACAATTGCATAGTTATGCGGGCGTTGTACGAGATCTTCTGGTTTATGAGACATATTATCACGTAGGTAGTCAAAACCAAATTCGTTATTTGTACCATACGTAATATCTGCCGCATATGCTGCACGACGCTCAGGACTGTTAGGTCTGTGATAGTCTATACAATCTATAGTCATCCCGTGAAACTGAAATAAAGGAGCCATCCACGCGCTATCACGCTTAGCTAGGTAATCATTTACTGTTACAAGGTGTACACCATTACCAGTAAGTGCGTTAAGATAAACAGGTAGCGTCGCCACGAGTGTTTTACCTTCACCCGTTTGCATCTCTGCTATTTTACCTTGGTGCATTGCCACACCACCTATGAGCTGTACGTCATAGTGTATCATATCCCAGGTTACTTCTTTACCAGCGGCATCCCAGCTATTTGACCAGATGGCTTTATCACCTTCTAGTGTTACATAGTCTTTTGTACCACTAAGTAAGCGATCATAATCTGAGGCAGTTACCTCAAGTGTTGTATTATTAGTAAATCGTTTTGCAGTTTCTTTTACAACGGCAAATGCTTCTGGGAGTATTTCTGTAAGTGTTTTTTCAGAAATCTCATAAGCCTCGTCTTTAAGCTTGTCTATCGCTAGGTAAACGTCTTCACGCTCATCTATATCTTCGGTAGCTTCGGCTTTGACTTTAAGCGCTTCTGTAGCTTCGGTGTTTTCTTTGAGAGCAGCTGCAAGAATTTGCTTAAACTCTGCTGTTTTATTTCTCAAGTCATCTAGTGATAACTTTTCTAAAGCTGCTTCGTGTGCTTTAATTTTTTCAACGATAGGAGTAATTGCTCCCACGTCTTGTTTAGACTTATCGCCTACAAAAATTTTTAATACACTATCTAAAAATCCCATAATATGGTGTTGTTTTGTGTCAATTTTGAACCCGTAAATTTAATCAAAAAAAAAGCCTCATAGAGAGACTTTTTAGTGTTTTAACGGGTATATATTTAATATTCGTCTTCGTTCCAGAGATAATCCTCGTCTGAGGGATAGTCTGGCCAGATCTCTTCGATAGAATCATAAGAATCACCTTCGTCTTCGATAGCTTGTAGATTTTCTACAACTTCAAGTGGTGCTCCAGTTCTAATCGCATAATCGATCAACTCATCTTTAGTAGCAGGCCAAGGCGCGTCACTTAGGTAAGAAGCTAGTTCAAGTGTCCAGTACATAGCATTTGTATTTTTTAATTTGTGCAAAAATAATTTTTCTAAGCAGAAATGCAAGTGAATTGAAGATTATTTCAAAATAAATGTAAGAACGTGGCTTTCAGACCTTGTAGAGAGGATAATTACGCTTTCGCGAAAGCGAGATACCCCTCAATAATTGTTTTCTGTATTCGGTACTCTTAATCTAGCTTGGTAGGTATCCATTTTACCTCATCTGCTTGTAAGTCTTTAGACAACTTTCGTGCCAGCACAAATAGGTAGTCAGAAAGGCGGTTAAGGTATTTAAGTGTATGCTTGTCAAACGGCTCTAGCTCGTAAAGCGCTGTGGCCAAACGTTCTGCACGCCTACAAACAGTACGTGCTACGTGACAATGTGACACGGTGGTGTGACCTCCAGGAAGTACAAAATGCGTCATAGGTGGAAGCTCTGTTTCCATCTTATCTATTTCATTTTCTAGAAGTTCAATATCTTCTTCATTAATTTTTGGGATATTGAGGCGCTCTTTACCATTTTTGAGAATCATCTTCTCTGGGTCTGTAGCGAGTACAGCTCCTACGGTAAAGAGTTTGTTTTGAATATGTATAAGAATCTCTTTGCTACGCACATCAATCTCTTGATCACGTATGAGTCCTATAAATGAGTTGAGCTCATCTACAGTACCGTAGCTGTCTATTCTTATATGATGTTTTGGGACTCGTGTACCGCCAAATAAGGCTGTAGTACCGGCATCACCAGTTTTTGTATATACTTTCATTTGTGATGAAGTTGTATGCTGTTATTGTTGTTCTTTTTCTCTTTCCTTACGTTTTTTCTGAAAACCTTCATTAAAGTTGCGCGCTCTTCTCCCACGTTGCTTTGTGGTATTACGTTTTGTATTTGCAAAAACTAGTAAGAATAAAACGGCAACCCCTATAATACTTACAAGTATCTGTGTGATAGGAGAGAGGTTGTTAAAAAAGTCCATAGTTTATTATTGTGTCGTGAAGATAAAAAAAAGGATATGATTCTTCTTTGAAAAGTAATAAGTATGTAAAACAAAAAAACGCCAGCAAGTGGCGTTTTACATAGTTTTTTTGAGTAGGATCTAGTTACTTTTTATTTTTTACATCGCTCTCTATAACTCCATCTCTAAGGCGTATTACTCTATGCGCGTGCTCTGCAATATCTTCTTCGTGTGTAACCAGGATCACTGTGTTACCTGCTGCGTGTATAGCATCAAAAAGCGCCATAATCTCAACCCCTGTTTTTGAGTCTAAGTTACCCGTAGGCTCATCTGCAAGTATGATAGACGGTTTATTTACAAGTGCACGACCTACGGCTACACGCTGGCGCTGCCCTCCAGAGAGCTGGTTAGGTTTGTGGTCCATACGGTCTGCAAGACCCACATCTGTAAGAACCTCTTCGGCTCTTTTATTACGAGCAGATTTTGATAAGCCAGCATATACCATAGGCAGTGCTACGTTATCTAAAGCTGTTGTTCTAGGTAGTAAGTTAAATGTTTGAAAAACAAAACCTATCTCTGTATTACGTACATCTGCAAGCTCATCATCACTCATCTGGCTTACATCTCGACCATTAAGAACATAAGATCCTGCGGTAGGTGTGTCAAGACACCCTAAGAGATTCATTAATGTAGATTTACCAGAGCCAGAAGGCCCCATAAAAGCTACATACTCGCCCTTGTCTATATCTAGATCTATACCTTTAAGTACGTGTACAATTTCGTTTCCTAAAGGGAAGT harbors:
- a CDS encoding RNA polymerase sigma factor, which produces MLVSDLIQKCKANDRKAQLQLYNKYCDGMYCVAFRFLKNAFEAEEAMHEGFINAFAKLHQFTGEVTFGAWLKRIVINKSLDMIKAKKATLIPLNEEVMGKVDDDNDWNVADGVTVDHIKKTISELPERYEYPLMLFLIEGYDHQEISEILQITEVASRTLVHRGKKKLQQHLKTLNYGTGY
- a CDS encoding cob(I)yrinic acid a,c-diamide adenosyltransferase, with protein sequence MKVYTKTGDAGTTALFGGTRVPKHHIRIDSYGTVDELNSFIGLIRDQEIDVRSKEILIHIQNKLFTVGAVLATDPEKMILKNGKERLNIPKINEEDIELLENEIDKMETELPPMTHFVLPGGHTTVSHCHVARTVCRRAERLATALYELEPFDKHTLKYLNRLSDYLFVLARKLSKDLQADEVKWIPTKLD
- a CDS encoding DUF2795 domain-containing protein, with amino-acid sequence MYWTLELASYLSDAPWPATKDELIDYAIRTGAPLEVVENLQAIEDEGDSYDSIEEIWPDYPSDEDYLWNEDEY
- a CDS encoding peptidoglycan DD-metalloendopeptidase family protein, which produces MDTSFFSALTKEFTSPLHTPFQKEDFYPLDLSTSNNELDVELLTRPYDHHKFLQLYLKISGSKVAYGGYLEKRPLYDRSDYFQAQDPGDKRNIHLGIDLWCNAGESIVSPLDGEIHSFKHNKNFGDYGPTIVVKHTIDGQEFHTLYGHLSVASLHNKKVGQKVKAGEVIATLGTPDVNGDYAPHLHFQIVIDMQGKEGDYPGVGSQNDLEFYKKNCPDPNLLLKIYE
- a CDS encoding DUF2383 domain-containing protein gives rise to the protein MNHLDIAYENLNDLLDECFWAERRYFNAAEEVEITEYKRFLAKESVSRNKFCHKIVSRMAEEGITPNRLDIVKGSADRDWLDVIAAMEHKTPTNIVGACMIQDEMVLILLKRLIDDSWLPVHILEVLVPMEFQIKQSHADLAKLKAKVKKKYKDSQL
- the secA gene encoding preprotein translocase subunit SecA, with protein sequence MGFLDSVLKIFVGDKSKQDVGAITPIVEKIKAHEAALEKLSLDDLRNKTAEFKQILAAALKENTEATEALKVKAEATEDIDEREDVYLAIDKLKDEAYEISEKTLTEILPEAFAVVKETAKRFTNNTTLEVTASDYDRLLSGTKDYVTLEGDKAIWSNSWDAAGKEVTWDMIHYDVQLIGGVAMHQGKIAEMQTGEGKTLVATLPVYLNALTGNGVHLVTVNDYLAKRDSAWMAPLFQFHGMTIDCIDYHRPNSPERRAAYAADITYGTNNEFGFDYLRDNMSHKPEDLVQRPHNYAIVDEVDSVLVDDARTPLIISGPVPKGDVHEFNDLKPQIEKIVNLQRQELVKVLPEAKKLIAAGDTKEGGKQLLRVYRGLPKNKALIKYLSEEGIRQLLQKTENFYMQDNNREMHQIDEALYFTIDEKNNQIELTDRGIETLSGKDNPDFFTMPEIGLEIGKIEAKGLSPEEEASEKEELFKEFGIKSERIHTMNQLLKAYTLFEKDTEYVVMENKVMIVDEQTGRIMDGRRYSDGLHQAIEAKENVKIEDATQTFATVTLQNYFRMYRKLSGMTGTAVTEAGEFWEIYKLDVVEIPTNRPIARKDKDDLVYKTKREKYNAVIDEVTELSKSGRPVLIGTTSVEISELLGKMLTLRKIPHNVLNAKLHKREADIVAEAGNPGVVTIATNMAGRGTDIKLSDEVKAAGGLAIIGTERHDSRRVDRQLRGRSGRQGDPGSSQFYVSLEDNLMRLFGSERIAKMMDRMGLKEGEVIQHGMISKSIERAQKKVEENNFGVRKNLLEYDDVMNMQREVVYKRRRHALYGERLRVDLANMIYDTSEVIVESNKQAQDFKNFEFELIRYFSMTSPVSESDFSSKSAKDLTDLIYKAAFDHYKEKMTKNADLAFPIIKRVYEDPNAKFERIVVPFTDGTKELRVVTNLKEAYDSDGKQLVTDFEKNITLAIIDDAWKTHLRKMDELKQSVRLAVHEQKDPLLIYKFEAFELFKKMIDKVNKEVISFLFKGEIPQGNQEQVSDASQIRERREETQTQKEEIPNMDERSAQARAAGNTQPQQQQVTETIVRSQPKIGRNDRVTIKNVINGETKEVKYKQAEPLIAKGQWVIVNS
- a CDS encoding ABC transporter ATP-binding protein, with the protein product MGNLIQIRNIIRDFPLGNEIVHVLKGIDLDIDKGEYVAFMGPSGSGKSTLMNLLGCLDTPTAGSYVLNGRDVSQMSDDELADVRNTEIGFVFQTFNLLPRTTALDNVALPMVYAGLSKSARNKRAEEVLTDVGLADRMDHKPNQLSGGQRQRVAVGRALVNKPSIILADEPTGNLDSKTGVEIMALFDAIHAAGNTVILVTHEEDIAEHAHRVIRLRDGVIESDVKNKK
- a CDS encoding Cof-type HAD-IIB family hydrolase, with protein sequence MTNTIKLLCSDIDGTLLNADRWLSDATISAFAKAGLPLILASSRPPQAMRYLQEGLGNLGEALIAYNGGLIIGKDGTIIENNCYDTQVLSTLIPHHTKHSYNLSIYSHQHWFTDQEDEWSLREINNTRATPIYQPATESLDFLNNKKLGIHKLMCMGAPEELDSLIALLEPLYTEKVHLYRSKDTYLEITPKYIDKAKALAVLLKKEYNFGLEAVMAFGDNHNDDELIRRVGKGVAVKNATPTLKSLADYTSDFTNKEDAVAKAIHKFLIAD